Part of the Parambassis ranga chromosome 16, fParRan2.1, whole genome shotgun sequence genome, caccccccaacatAACCCCAATCCTAACgacaaaataaaagtgtggTTAAGGCTGCTGATGCTGCCTCAGATTAGACATCCTCCCTCAACAGTTTCTCATCTCAGTCCTCCGGCTTCAGCTGCGCTGCTCACATTCTACATTCTGCCGGGTTCAGACGGCTGAACAAGCCTGACAcctgctcacaaacacacactccctaAGAGAAGAACCTCCTTCAGTCCCTAAAGCTCTGCTCGCCGCTTCCCGTCAGGTTTTCCTTCCAATCATCACTGGATACAGCAATGTGCCTAaacgtgtgtgagtgtgaagttTCCACAGGCTGTGACGCGCCTCGTCTGTCTCTGTTGGACAGGAAGCGCTGTCCGTGGTGAGCGAGGATCAGCCCATATTCGAGACGTCCTACACCGGCCCGGCCATGCACATGAAGGCCGAGATGACGTCGCCCGGCGGCTTCAGCCAGGCGTCCAAGCAGAGCCCCGAGCCCGCCGAGCCGGAGTGGGCGGGGTCACAGAACCCTGGCAAGAGAGGCGAACACGTCAATGGGACCAGGTGAGTCAAGGGGGAGTCAGAGGGACACGGGGGGGTTAGGGTTTTATCAGACTGTTGCACTCTGGGTTTTTTTGGACCAACTGGAGCAATGATGTCACATTTGAGATGTTTCAGCcttttgtcatgttttactGGAACAGGTCCACATGCAGAAAGACCTGGTCTGAGTTCAGACAGGTTTTATCATCATGGACTCAATGTGTCTGCTGACAGAATGAATGATGTGTGCTGAAGGTAGCAGCAAGCTGCGAGCAGCTCGGCTCGCTGTAGCTGCTGAGTGAGCAGATATTTAGCCCGTCTGAAGGTCCAGCTGACCCACGGCCCGCCGGCCTGCAGAGCTTCTCAGAGCCGTGACAGACACCTGACAAAAGTGGTTCAATCTCCGTCTGTTCCAGCCGAGAGTCTCCGGTGGACTGCAGCGTCACCAAGCGCTCCAGACACATGAGCAGCGACGGGGCCCCGATGGGGTACCAGGCCTCGTACCCGGAGCCTCGCGTCAGCCCCCAGACCGCCACcccacccagcagcagcaccaccacagACGAGAAGAGGGTCATCGTGCCGGCAGGTGAGCAACCCGCCCTCTCTgcatgttggtcatgtgactgtaatTAAAGACCCTTTCAGACTCGTTATGATTCATCCAACCACCTGAAAGTTTCCACTCTGCTCCTCTGggagtcgtgtgtgtgtgcacgctacAGGTGCAATCCTTCAAACACTCAGTGAGTCACCAGCAGTCATATAATACACGGATATGACACTGCAGCCGCAGCACGGAGCGACCCGGCCCGCGGGCTGGGCCAGTGTTCCAGGCAGCTCACGGCTCGGTCTTTGTTTCAGTCCTGGAAATGAGCTTCCTGAATGTGactggaagctgctgctgagtaAAAGCTCACAAATGTCTTAAATtagtaaaaacacagcagatacCGATAATCAGGGCTAACACATGTACACAGGCTCAAACCAGGCTGGATTTGAGATGAACAGAAAGAACACTGCTTACACGTGTgatcttaaaaataaaatgtttattaaaacgcACAGCGTGCCGTGTGTGACCACAGCTCCCCGGAGTGTTTGTGTCTCCATTTGTTTACGTCCTGATCGTCTCCTTCAGGGAAATCAGACgagcaggtggaggaaaaaCCCCGGCGTTAGGTCGACCGCCTCCAGAACAGAATAAATTCAAAGAGTGCGTGTCAGCGTGGACCGAGGGCCAGGCGTCCTGCAAACGTCTCCCTACGTTACACCCCGCCCTACGTTACAATCATCACAACCACACGCTGCAGCTTCCTGCGTTGTTCAGCTGCACCATGCGCCACAAAAACACATCGTCTGAGCGTGTTaccaaaaatacacactaacaccaTCTACCCCCAGAGTAGAGCTGTCCGTCAGTGTCTGTGTAGCATGTGTCATGACACACAGGTCTATGTCTCCCCCCTCTACACCCAGATCCTGAGGTCTGGACGCAGGACCACGTCCGGCAGTGGCTGGACTGGGCCATCAAGGAGTacgtcctggaggaggtggacgTCATGCTGTTCCAGGCGCTGGACGGCAAGGCGCTGTGCAAGATGACCAAGGAGGACATGATGCGGCTGACGTCGGCCTACAACGCCGACATCCTGCTCTCACACCTCAATTACCTGCGTCAGAGTAAGACTCACACACGACAACCAGTAACAGTTGAAGAGCTTTCCACCACTTTCCAACACAAcatgctctgtgtgcaccacgCAGTGCTACATAAACACAAGGTGGCGCTAGAAGCAGCACCTGTCATAAGCTGCCTTACAGCAGGTCAGACCGTTCCACACCGAGTTCCTGTAACACACGGTTAAAGACCAGATTCCAGCTCTGACGCTAACATCTTTACAGACCTCAGAGcgtgcagcagctctgctgtttgtggGAGCATGAGGTCATCCGAGCGCTTCCTCTTTGTGCTTCACGTCATCATGACTTTGGATTCCTCCTGCTTTACTGTTTCACAGCTTCTGCAAATCACAgcttttatttagttattaaaCTGTTTCTTTGCTGCAGGTAGCCCGACGTTCTCCTACAACACAACCCCCACAAACAGCACGCCGCCACAGCAGCCCCGGCTGCAGGTCAAAGCAGGTGAGATCATCCACACAACAACAACGAGTTTCCATGACAACATTAAAGCATTCACTCAGCATGTTTCAGGACTTCCTGTCACAGCTCAAACAAGCTGTGTCGAGTTACTACTGCTTTAAAAGGTGTGACGAGTTTCAGAGCCACAGTTtcaaaagtttaaaatgttcCACATCAGCCTCTGTGAGCAGTCCAAACCTGCACAGCCGGTttcagacaggaagcagctgcacCGGCACAGGAAACGGTCCAGTTCAGCCTCCACAGCGCAGAGCGCCGTGGCCTGAACAAAAGGGCTCACCCAAGAAGCCGGGAGTCATCTTCAGACCCCCAAAGCCTCTTATCAGCTGCGTCTCAGTCACTGCCTTCCTTCCTGCCTCAGTGTCCACTTCAAAGTGCTTCTGTGCCCTCACGTCTGCTCTGTTGTGCCTGCAGAGAACACTTTTGATGAGAGCAGCCGCAGGAACAGCTGGCCGGCGAACACCATGACTGCGGTGCCCAAAGGTACGGCGGCAAATCCCAGGTGGAGGGTTCAGGCGTGACGACTGACAAACACACGTTTACAGCTCAGCTTCCTGTCTTCACAGGTTCCTCCATGGAGcaccaacacagcagcagagtgtcaGAGGCCCCGAGACTCGTCCAAGGTACGGAGGTGTCCACACACCAGCACGGAGCCCCTTCAAGGCCTCGGTCCACCTGACATTTCCAAGCTAGCATGATGCTAAATGTTAAGCAGATATTTTACCATCTAGTGCACAGTTAGAGGAGGACAGGACGCGGGCCACACGGGCGTGGCTTCCATAGACTGCAGaggttccacacacacacttcctgtctgagtcATCATGctgtacaacagcagcagcattagaAGTGTGCTCGGCTCACAGAGCCTGGTGCTGGGAAACTAAAGAATCTCAGTAAAGGACAACATGACACATCGAACTCTCTGATGGTTCAACGTATCATTTATCTaagaataaacaacaaaaacaaaacgtcctgtcctcctcagcaggacgccatgatggagtcactgtgagcagcagtcacatgaccaacactcagagagtctctgtctgacctgcagctgatctctgtctgaacacctgagagattctacacacacactgactgcagacacacactctctcacactcacacactcacacacacacactcactcacactcactcacgcACTCTCACTCacgcactctcacacactcacactcactcacgcacactcacacactcacgcacactcacacactcacgcacactcacgcacactcacacacactcacacacacacacacacacacacactctcacacactctctcactcacacacacactcacacacactctcacactctcacacacactcacacactctctcactctcacacacactctctcacacactcacacacacactcacacacactcacacactcactctcacacactcacacactcacactcacacacactctctcacacactcacacacacacactaactcactcacactcactgactgctctctgactgctgacaggatgcagctgaccaatcagagcacactgactggtcatgtgacaggaagcatggAAACATGTGATGATCCGTTTTCTCCCTCTTCACAGACCCGTATCAGACGTTAGGCCCGATCAGCAGCCGACTCGCCAACCCAGGTAAGAGCCCAGACTTCTCTGACATGAACAGACGAGGGCGCCACAAATGAGGCCTTTACACTGTCTGCTTTGGCAACACTCGAGTAAAGCAAGTGCTGGCCACACCTTCTCCAACCCGCCCAGCACCGCCTGCTGTCAGCTGACTGCTTCACGCTTACGCTGAGCCCAAATCTGGCTTCCCTCTCACCAAAATGACTGTTTGCCCTGCTGTTTCCTCACAGAAGGCCAAGCCCTCAGCTCACCCAAGAACCGAACGGGCAAACAAAGTTCGTACAAGCTGCCTGACCCCAGCGCTCACAGGCCTGTGGGTAGGTCACACAGTGCAAAGGTCACATTTGGTGGAAAGCAGACAGATAGGAGCACGTCCTGCACACAGGCTGAAACCCAGCCGCTCCTTTAAACACCTGCTTTCTCCTCCAGGCTCGGGGCAGATCCAGCTGTGGCAGttcctgctggagctgctgtcgGACAGCAACAACGCCGGGATCATCACCTGGGAGGGCACCAACGGCGAGTTCAAGATGACGGACCCAGACGAGGTGGCCAAGCGCTGGGGCGAGCGGAAGAGCAAGCCCAACATGAACTACGACAAGCTAAGCCGAGCTCTGCGCTACTACTACGACAAGAACATCATGACCAAAGTACACGGCAAGCGCTACGCCTACAAGTTTGACTTCCAGGGCATCTCGCAGGCGCACCAGAACCACGCGGCGGAGAGCGGCATGGTCAAGTACCCGTCCGAGATGCAGTACGTCCCGCCCTACCACAGCCACCAGCCCAAAATGAACTTCATGAGCGGCCACCCGGCGCCCCTGCCCGTGTCCCCCAGCAACTTTTTCAGCCCTCCGTCCCCGTACTGGAACTCGCCCAGCAGCCCCATCTATCCCGGGTCAGCCATGACCAGGCACCCCGCCACTCACTCCCACCTGAGCTCGTACTACTGAGGACTGCACGGCCAATCAGGGCGACACAGGAGAGGACCCAAGTGTGCCAGCGCCGTCTCGGCTGCACCTGAGCTGAACCCCGTCTGAAGGCGGCATGACGCTGTGGCCCGTTTTCTGAAAGGCATTAGGGTCAAACGTGGACCCGATGGACTCACCGTGCTCGTCCTCGGACACACTGTATTAACGGTTACTCAGCTGTTGTAAAGCTCTTTCACTGCACAGGTCAGATTATCACAGGCCTGGCGTTTTGTAGACAGACTGTACAGAATGATTGTCATGTAGCAACGAAACATTTACTCATGATGTAATGCTAATAAATGATGGTTTAACCTGACACGGCCTCCTGTGACCATCACTGACCACGCCACGGGGCGCCTCCTCCCAACCAACACACCGCTGCTTTAAACACTCCtccatgttagcatgttagcatgttagcatcacacaggagctgctcctcctctgactccatctATACCTGGGCTGACACACATCATGGATGCAGAACACAGACCCGATGGACGTCTCACGTAGGACAGCAGTGCGAGGTGCTCCGAGCCTGCTGGAAGTGTCCCTCAGAAGACAGCGCTCTGtcctgtgacctttgacccaggGTCAGCGTGCCAGGACCACAGataaataaacagagctttGCTCACATGCACGGATATTCCTCACAATAACAGGACAGGCGTCacgatgacctttgacctcagacCTTTAAACTCCATCTTTCTCCTCGGCCGCTCTGTCTGCTGAGAGCTCGTAAATTAACCCCTGCTTTAGCATCGTGTAATAAACCACCCGAGGCTCACTGTTCatctttatttgtcaaaaccAAAGAGTTCTTCAAATGTCCTGTGTggttctgtctcctcctccacctcctcctccttcctctccacctcctcctccttcctctccacctcctcctcctccttcttcttctcctccaccttcctctcctccaccttcctctcctcctcctcctccgtctcctcacCTTCCAGTCCTCCTCCTGAAGGCCCTTGCAGCTCCACCTTCATGTTCCCCACCTCAACCGGTGCTGTGGTTTCAGGCTGCACCCGCCTGGGTTtgggctcctcctcctccgtcgcCTCcgcctgtgctgctgcagtcgTCACTGTGGAGAAGGTCTTCGTCCtcagggtgggggtgggtcTGACGACCGGCTCCACAGTCCACGGCCTGCTGCGGATCATTTTTGTCCCTGGAAAAGGGAGAACGATGTTCTGACATAACTCCAGTCATTTTTACAGACGAGTGTTATTTTGAGGGCGGAGCACTGACCTGTGGgtgcagcagagctgcagttgGAGTCGCAGCAGGAGCAGACCGAGTCCAACCCGAACAGCTCCTCCCACCTGAGCAGAGGGAAGACAAGACGTCAGCATCCACATGcggacaccccccccccccacagagACGCTGACCTCCGGGCCGTTGAGTTGTAGTTGCAGGACTTTGCTGTGGGCGTGGCGGCCGAGCCGCCCACAGACATGGTGCAGTGCAGGTACAGCTGCTGTGGGAGGAGACGACCCATCAGCCGAGGATTCACAAAGCAGACAAGCACAGCAGGGGGAAGGTCTGCGTCTCACCTGGCCCGCCGCTCCTCTGAACAGGAAGGCGTCCACGGAGAATCTGACGGCACTGTGTTTATATGGGACGAACctggagcggccatctttgcttTCAACCATACACCTGTGTCAGAGGGAAGGAAGCCTGGTGACCGGTGTTCCTCCACCGACGCCTGCGTCAGTGTGTCAGGTGAGTATTACCCAAAGTTCTTCACCACAGCAAACCGCGGCGTGGAGGCGTGGGACTTCTCTGGAGTCACGTAACACGCGTGCACGTAGAGCCTCTCGTCCTCGGACAGGTGCCGACCCTCCGCCTCAAAGAACATGGGCTGCCCCAGGACGTAGGCGTCCGAGGGCGAGCGTCTGTCccactgtgctgcagagagagggagcagtcAGCAGACGTCACACCGTCATGTACACACGGCGTTAATTCAGGGGGGGTGGTACCGGTTCGTGGCGTCAGACTGAACTTGGCGGCGCTCCTCACTCGTTTGACGACTCGGTGTATCTGCACCTTCGGTGTGTAGCCCATTTTGTAGGAGTACTGGaacctacacacaaacacagttagtGCGGATCTCCGCCAGGCCGCAGCGGCCGCCACACTCACCTGTTGAAGTAACacgagacaggaagtgagaaggCTGACAGTCTTCTGATTGGTCCCTGCTGCTTCGGCGGTTTGTACCAAAGTGTGTTTGAATAAACCAGCTGGTCATCAATAATCTGCAAACAAACACTGATTAGCACGTGTTCAAACACACGACAGCCGGAAGCTGCAAGGCAACAACATTAGACAacaacttttgtttttatcagTTATTTCTCACCTGAACCAGAAGGAGCAGGCGCAGTgagctaacaggagctaacacGAGCTAGCAGgagctaacaggagctaacacGAGCTAGCAGGAGCTAACCGgagctaacaggagctaaccggAGCTAACACGAGCTAGCAGGAGCTAACACGAGCTAGCAGGTGCTAGCAGGAGCTAGCAGGAGCTAACACgagctaacaggagctaacagGCGCTAGCAGGAGCTAACACGAGCTAGCAGGTGCTAGCAGgagctaacaggagctaacacGAGCTAACAGGCGCTAACAGGAGCTAGCAGGTGCTAGCTGTGAGCGTGTGGAGCTCAGACTCACCCGGTGTTTGGTTCCACACGTGCGGAGGTCGAACTCAAAGTAAAGGTAATCCTTCGTGGATTTACTGGCGTGGCACGTCCCCACGGTGAGCTGAGCGTGGGCGTCCCCGCTGCCCAGAACGCTCCTCTCCACCTGGACCCGCATCTGGTTCTCTCTGCACCGAGTCCTCACCGGCACGGAGGGCTGGACGGGCGGCGGGCTGGGGTCAGCACGACCCGGGAGCAGGATCTCCCGGAGGGACTCCGGTATAGGCTCCTGTCCGGTTCTCCGTGCCGGAGAGAAGTGCTCCATCTTCACCAGCGGCCGCTTGGAGTCCACGAACatggggaggtggaggaagggTGGAGATGTCGGCGTCAGCGTGGCCATCGCCGGCCGGTTGGTCTGCTTGGAATCCTCCGTCCCTCCATCAGCAGAGGACAGCAAAAGGAACAGTAAGAGGGACACCATGGCGGGACTCTGAGAAAGGACGTGGACAGACTGCAGCGGGACCTCTCTGTGGGCGGACACACGTCCACACACCTGTGTTTAAAGCGCCGCATAATACAggtgaccagcagggggcgcacTGCGGCGCAGCTGCGGCCTGACGGGCTCTGCTCAGACCAAAGCAACCGCACCAgagcaaagatggaggacaTGACGCAGCTCATGACGCAGCACATGACGCAGCCCAAAGCTAaaccacacacatcagctgatacctataataataaatacagtcTTAAAGGAGGACACTTTATTTATTGAAGTGTTTGGTTACATGGAGCTGGGACAACAGGGTcatcacaaacaaacagtgacgtcatgatgttaATGAGCCAACAAACGGTTAACGTGTTATTTATTCAGCTGACTTTAATAAAACATGGACCCCCACAGAACCGGGCTGTTCACCACACCCAGTACACCGTCAGCAGCGCCAGCAGCGCTCCTGTCCAGTAGGGGGCAGCAGGCGCCGCCGCTCCgttgcacaggtgtgtgttgcAGCACTCGTTGGTGAAGGTGAAGTTCAGGCCCATGGCGTATTTTTCCCCCGTGACTCCACACAGAGCCGGCAGCACGCAGCTCTTCTCATACAGCACCACACGGAAGTctcctgaggacacacacagacagacacacacaaagacacacacagagagagacagagagagagacacacacacagagacatgcacagagagacacatagagacatgcacagagagatgcacacaaagacacagagagagagagagagagagacacacacacagacacacacagagagcgagacagaaatacacacagagagacacagacaaacacacacatacagacagatgcacacaaagacacagggagagagagagagagacacgcaCAGATagagacaggcacacagacacacacagagagacacagagagagagagagcgagacagagacacacatacagacagatgcacacaaagacacacagacacacacttctctgtgaGCCCGTTTTCCTCAGGCCTCATGCAGTCACATGTTGCAGCCACTTGGTGGCGTTCTCACCTTTCTGTCCCACGGCTCGGCTGGACAGACAGAGCTGTCCGGGGGGACACTTCAGCGGGAACCTGATGCAGTCCAGAGGTGAGATGGTGGgaaacacacaggtgtagcAGAAGAGGGGCgctgagggacacacacatgttcagacAGCTGGGGGACATGGTCTGTGCAGAAACAGGAGGAGTGGACTCACCCACAGCTGGGAGCAGACCCAGGAGGAGCAGAcccaggagcagcagctgagacaTCTCGGCGCTGGAAGGATCCGTCTTCTACAGCAGAGGAGCTCTGAGGGTCGGTCAGCGCCGCTCTCTCATGTCCACACCCAGTGCCTCTGATTGAATTATGGTGTCAGCGGGCGGAGGTCAGGACGTGGCGGCGGGGGTCTGAAGAGGACTGCCGGGCTCTGAGGCTGACAGGGgacgtgtgtgtttggatgctgCCTCATAGACTGATGTGGGTGGAGGCCTGTGAGGTGCAGCAGGCAGGTTTATTAAATCTGCTAATGAAAGGCGTTGAGTTGGATCAAGTGACCGGCGGTCCCATGATCCGAGACAGAGGCCGCTTTGACCTGGAGCCCCGTCACAGGACGCAGGTTTACTGCACGTCTGTCCCTTCTACACACTCTGACTCTATGTGTCCgtcacacacagatgttccTCTGTGCCGCACGGACTCATCAGATCACAGCCGGACCAGAACCGACCCTCCTCAAAGAGCCGGCTTCCTCTGCAGGTCCACTGAAGAGCTCTGCTCACACTCAGCCCACGAACAGCCGAgcagaaccagaggagctccgCTGACATGACCCA contains:
- the LOC114448236 gene encoding Friend leukemia integration 1 transcription factor-like isoform X1; translated protein: MDCTIKEALSVVSEDQPIFETSYTGPAMHMKAEMTSPGGFSQASKQSPEPAEPEWAGSQNPGKRGEHVNGTSRESPVDCSVTKRSRHMSSDGAPMGYQASYPEPRVSPQTATPPSSSTTTDEKRVIVPADPEVWTQDHVRQWLDWAIKEYVLEEVDVMLFQALDGKALCKMTKEDMMRLTSAYNADILLSHLNYLRQSSPTFSYNTTPTNSTPPQQPRLQVKAENTFDESSRRNSWPANTMTAVPKGSSMEHQHSSRVSEAPRLVQDPYQTLGPISSRLANPEGQALSSPKNRTGKQSSYKLPDPSAHRPVGSGQIQLWQFLLELLSDSNNAGIITWEGTNGEFKMTDPDEVAKRWGERKSKPNMNYDKLSRALRYYYDKNIMTKVHGKRYAYKFDFQGISQAHQNHAAESGMVKYPSEMQYVPPYHSHQPKMNFMSGHPAPLPVSPSNFFSPPSPYWNSPSSPIYPGSAMTRHPATHSHLSSYY
- the LOC114448236 gene encoding Friend leukemia integration 1 transcription factor-like isoform X3 — its product is MDCTIKEALSVVSEDQPIFETSYTGPAMHMKAEMTSPGGFSQASKQSPEPAEPEWAGSQNPGKRGEHVNGTSRESPVDCSVTKRSRHMSSDGAPMGYQASYPEPRVSPQTATPPSSSTTTDEKRVIVPADPEVWTQDHVRQWLDWAIKEYVLEEVDVMLFQALDGKALCKMTKEDMMRLTSAYNADILLSHLNYLRQSSPTFSYNTTPTNSTPPQQPRLQVKAENTFDESSRRNSWPANTMTAVPKGSSMEHQHSSRVSEAPRLVQDPYQTLGPISSRLANPGSGQIQLWQFLLELLSDSNNAGIITWEGTNGEFKMTDPDEVAKRWGERKSKPNMNYDKLSRALRYYYDKNIMTKVHGKRYAYKFDFQGISQAHQNHAAESGMVKYPSEMQYVPPYHSHQPKMNFMSGHPAPLPVSPSNFFSPPSPYWNSPSSPIYPGSAMTRHPATHSHLSSYY
- the LOC114448263 gene encoding ly-6/neurotoxin-like protein 1: MSQLLLLGLLLLGLLPAVAPLFCYTCVFPTISPLDCIRFPLKCPPGQLCLSSRAVGQKGDFRVVLYEKSCVLPALCGVTGEKYAMGLNFTFTNECCNTHLCNGAAAPAAPYWTGALLALLTVYWVW
- the LOC114448236 gene encoding Friend leukemia integration 1 transcription factor-like isoform X2, encoding MHMKAEMTSPGGFSQASKQSPEPAEPEWAGSQNPGKRGEHVNGTSRESPVDCSVTKRSRHMSSDGAPMGYQASYPEPRVSPQTATPPSSSTTTDEKRVIVPADPEVWTQDHVRQWLDWAIKEYVLEEVDVMLFQALDGKALCKMTKEDMMRLTSAYNADILLSHLNYLRQSSPTFSYNTTPTNSTPPQQPRLQVKAENTFDESSRRNSWPANTMTAVPKGSSMEHQHSSRVSEAPRLVQDPYQTLGPISSRLANPEGQALSSPKNRTGKQSSYKLPDPSAHRPVGSGQIQLWQFLLELLSDSNNAGIITWEGTNGEFKMTDPDEVAKRWGERKSKPNMNYDKLSRALRYYYDKNIMTKVHGKRYAYKFDFQGISQAHQNHAAESGMVKYPSEMQYVPPYHSHQPKMNFMSGHPAPLPVSPSNFFSPPSPYWNSPSSPIYPGSAMTRHPATHSHLSSYY
- the LOC114448315 gene encoding zona pellucida sperm-binding protein 3-like — its product is MVSLLLFLLLSSADGGTEDSKQTNRPAMATLTPTSPPFLHLPMFVDSKRPLVKMEHFSPARRTGQEPIPESLREILLPGRADPSPPPVQPSVPVRTRCRENQMRVQVERSVLGSGDAHAQLTVGTCHASKSTKDYLYFEFDLRTCGTKHRIIDDQLVYSNTLWYKPPKQQGPIRRLSAFSLPVSCYFNRFQYSYKMGYTPKVQIHRVVKRVRSAAKFSLTPRTAQWDRRSPSDAYVLGQPMFFEAEGRHLSEDERLYVHACYVTPEKSHASTPRFAVVKNFGCMVESKDGRSRFVPYKHSAVRFSVDAFLFRGAAGQQLYLHCTMSVGGSAATPTAKSCNYNSTARRWEELFGLDSVCSCCDSNCSSAAPTGTKMIRSRPWTVEPVVRPTPTLRTKTFSTVTTAAAQAEATEEEEPKPRRVQPETTAPVEVGNMKVELQGPSGGGLEGEETEEE